The following DNA comes from Hordeum vulgare subsp. vulgare chromosome 3H, MorexV3_pseudomolecules_assembly, whole genome shotgun sequence.
TGCCCCATAACGAACACCTAAACAGAAGCCTAGAGTAAGGCTCGAACAACGGTAAGATCGTGATGCATGTAGCGCAGGTTACACCCAATTCTGCAATCTATACTAGAGCACTCTCCATGTTTCTGGAAATAAGATGTCACTAGTAGCAAAAACTGTGGCTTGATAGCTGATGTAGCGCTAGCGCATATGCATAGTGCAGTAATTTAAATATTTAATCACCAGGAAATCACACTAAATCAAAGGCAGGGGTTCTCTGAAGAAATATGTTGGTGTCTTAACGCTAGAGACCCAGCTGGCAGTTCATCAATCAACTAGACGAAGCAAGTCAAAGCTTCTTATTGGACTTAAAATCGATTATTGGCTGGCTACTGAATCCAGCACCAACCATACATAAAACTGCACTGCATCCACGTTATACTTTCCATGCTCAACTCTGGAAGGCGGAGATGGTAAATCCTCCTGTTCTGAAGTTGAAAAGCGACACACTAGGCCGTGGTTCAGGTCCATGCCCCATAATCCCCAAACGGAACGCCTAAACGGCGGCCTGCAGCATAGTTCCGACCAACGGGAGCTCCTCCCGATTTCCGCAAACTATCATAGAGCAACCACAAGCTTCCTGGCAGTAAGAAGAGAGCGACGGTGGAAGGCGAGACCTGGCAGCTGTTCTAGCCCGCATTCCGGGGCATGAAAAAACAAAGGGGCCGATCAGCTAGCACTATGCAGTTCATGAGTAGGAACCAGTTCAGTTTGGTGTGAATAgaccacatcacatcacatcactcCGCAATCCCCACCTGGACGCAACTGCTAACTAATGGAGCCTCCTATGTCAGTAACCTAGGAAGGATCTGGGAGGGCGGGAGGCAGGCAGGCAACCATGGATAGCGGATTTGGGTGGGGTTTCCTCTTCTACTTTCAGGCTCGGCCATGGGATAGTACGTAACAAATAAGCAATTTTTTTCAAACGAGTAACAAATAAGCAATCGCTATGGCGGGGAACCGGCCGGACGGCGAGCGAAGGCGGCGATGTATACGTACCTGCCAGAGATTGCGGGGGGCGGCCATGTCCTCCTCCACGCCCTCGCCGgcggtggccggcggcggcggcaggtccTCCTCCTCCAGCTTAATCGGCGGCGGCTGCCTGGCCGTGTGCTGCGCGGCGGCGGGGAAGAACCGCACGGTGGACGGCGGGGCCCCTCCCCCGCCCCCGGCGTCGGCCTCCTCTGGCTTCTTCGCCTGCTCCGGCGCGGTCGCGCTCCCGGCGTTGCCCATCTCCTGCCGGCGTTCCTCTCCCTCGGCGATAAGATTCGTGCGGTGCGGTGCGGCTCGGGTCAGACTTGCGCCGCTTTGATTAAGGCCAAGCTTATTTACAATAACTAGACGATGCCGGGCGCGTTGCGACGAAACCTTGTTAAAAAAATGTATGAATAAGTAATAGAAGATtaaaattaatgcaaaaacaaatactCCTTCTTATATGACCTAATTTCTTGGAAGAAAATAATGCATGAGatggtatgttttgcatgaagagattaataAAAAAAATAACTTATGATCCCATGCATAATTTGATGATGTAGCATTGTTGCATAAAAAAATAGCTAATGGGTTgtagctatttaagaatagataAAAAACAAATATAAAACTTTCTTACATGACTTAATTCCTTGGAAAAAAATAATGGATGaggtggtatgttttgcatgaagagattaatgGAAAAAATAACTTATGACTCCATGCATGATTTGATAATGTGGCATTGTTGCATGAAAAAAAATTAGCTAATGGattgcaactatttaagaatagatgATACGACTAGTATCCCTAATAGTGCTACTTATGTCCAAAAAACCCTCAACATTTAAAACAAACTTACGTgtccaaacaaaagaaaacaatgCAATCTATGAGAATTTTATCTTTATGTGATAGTGCAGAGAGCTTGACATGGAAGGAGTACGTATAGAGAGATCTGAAGGACTGGAGTATCAACAAACAACTAGTCATGACAAGGATGCGTGAAAACTTGCTATTCAGGGGTCAGAACCTGAGTTGGTCGCgaagtctttgttgttgttgttgatgatattGCGGAGAGCTTCAATTTTTCTAGAAAAATAGTGGGTCGACGGATTTTATAGGACATGGTTCTAGGCGCACCGGATAAAAACATTTTAAATGTAAAAAAATTATCAGAAATTCAAACAATTTTGAAACCTTTTGTGGCGGACATGGTCATGTGTTTTACTCGCATAAGAAGTTTATGCGAAGAACTGACTTCCGTAGTCTTTTGGGTGGAATGAAATAATGAAATTGTAACTTTCAGAAAACTTGAATAGTAATGTGtacaaaagcaaagaaaaatagcCTGATTGTACATCAATATATGGATGACCATGATGGATTTTACCGAGTACATATGACACATGTCTCTTCCCCACTTTTGCTTTTGTCTTTTTTTCCTCCATAATTGATTTGGAACCACAAAGTAGATCTTGCCACATTTGTTTCTTTTCGAAGGCTAACCAAACTAGGCTCTTTTGGAAGGCTAGCCCAATTAGCAACTTTTTCAAGCATTTAACCATAGACAGATTAGAACAAAACAGGGACAACGCTCAAAACATAAATGGAAAAAGCTTGGGAACAACAGGCTGATAATTAGGCACACGCGGCCATCTCTGCAACCGTCGGATCCTGCTATGATTAAACGGTGTGCAGTATATCCCTCCCATG
Coding sequences within:
- the LOC123445655 gene encoding uncharacterized protein LOC123445655 codes for the protein MGNAGSATAPEQAKKPEEADAGGGGGAPPSTVRFFPAAAQHTARQPPPIKLEEEDLPPPPATAGEGVEEDMAAPRNLWQVYALGAFLVARWGWAKWKESKDRDDSADGQLPPPAASS